One window from the genome of Tachysurus vachellii isolate PV-2020 chromosome 5, HZAU_Pvac_v1, whole genome shotgun sequence encodes:
- the ccka gene encoding cholecystokinin a, which translates to MNTGFSVLVLLVTLSSSGCFSHPAHVVEEGQSDGGSVDVHTRHTRAVLPSGQLNLLSKTQEENVEEDAVRRLNELLAKLISRKGSYRRSPSLNSRSNHRIKDRDYLGWMDFGRRSAEEYEYSS; encoded by the exons ATGAACACTGGATTCTCTGTGTTAGTGCTGCTGGTGACTCTCTCCAGCAGCGGCTGCTTCTCTCACCCCGCACATGTAGTGGAAGAAGGGCAGTCAGATGGAGGGTCTGTAGATGTACACACACGCCACACCCGTGCAGTGCTCCCCAGTGGCCAGCTCAACTTACTGTCTAAAACACAAGAAGAGAATGTGGAGGAGGACGCTGTGCGCAGGCTGAACGAACTGCTGGCTAAACTCATTTCCAGAAAAG GTTCATATCGCAGGAGCCCGTCCCTCAACAGCAGGTCCAACCACAGAATAAAGGACAGAGACTACCTGGGCTGGATGGATTTTGGCCGCCGGAGTGCTGAGGAGTATGAATACTCTTCGTAA